Proteins found in one Thermodesulfovibrionales bacterium genomic segment:
- a CDS encoding ribonuclease J produces the protein MENTLSIIPLGGVEEIGINSTVFEYGDDIIVVDAGLMFPEEDMLGVDFVIPDYAYLIENRYKIRGILITHGHEDHTGALPFLLKELGVRKSGADMPAPEEKEIDIPIYGTPLTLGLIREKLAEHHLEHVRLMSVRPRDTIQLGIFTVEFLRVTHSIVDGVGLCINSPFGRIIHTGDFKLDPTPVDGQLMDFHKFSEYGEKGVLLLLSDSTNAEKGGFTFSEKEVRRAFEDIFSKAKGRIIIATFASNIHRIQQAVDVAGMFGRKVI, from the coding sequence TTGGAAAACACCCTCTCAATAATTCCCTTGGGCGGTGTCGAGGAGATCGGCATCAACAGCACCGTCTTCGAATACGGAGACGACATTATCGTTGTCGATGCGGGTCTGATGTTCCCCGAGGAGGACATGCTCGGTGTGGACTTTGTGATCCCCGACTACGCATATCTCATCGAAAACAGGTATAAGATCCGGGGGATCCTCATCACCCACGGCCACGAGGACCATACCGGCGCCCTGCCATTCTTGCTCAAGGAGCTGGGCGTGAGAAAAAGCGGGGCAGACATGCCTGCTCCCGAGGAGAAGGAGATCGATATCCCTATTTATGGGACACCCCTCACCCTGGGCCTCATAAGGGAGAAACTTGCCGAGCATCATCTCGAACACGTCAGGCTCATGTCTGTCAGGCCGAGGGACACGATACAGTTGGGTATTTTTACCGTCGAGTTCCTCAGGGTGACGCACAGCATCGTCGACGGTGTAGGACTCTGCATCAATTCCCCTTTCGGCAGGATCATCCACACCGGCGACTTCAAACTCGATCCAACCCCTGTCGATGGACAACTCATGGATTTCCATAAGTTTTCTGAGTACGGCGAAAAGGGGGTTCTCCTCCTCCTGTCCGACAGCACAAACGCTGAAAAGGGCGGATTCACCTTTTCCGAAAAGGAGGTGAGGAGGGCCTTTGAGGATATCTTCTCAAAGGCAAAGGGCAGGATAATCATCGCAACCTTTGCGTCGAATATCCACAGGATACAGCAGGCGGTCGACGTGGCGGGCATGTTCGGAAGGAAGGTGATC
- the argF gene encoding ornithine carbamoyltransferase, with amino-acid sequence MKRDFLTVWDLSSEEIDSLLKRALKLKSGEDRNSCPLIGKSIGLLFEKPSTRTRVSFEAGIYQLGGQPIYLHTGDLQMGRGETISDTARTLSRYLKGVVIRTHAHARIEEFASSATIPVINGLSDLHHPCQILADIMTILERKGHVKDIRFAFIGDGNNISNSLIEAAVRMEMELVIACPEGYEPHPDILDRAREDGRGDIIILRDPKEAAGRADVVYTDVWVSMGQEKEAEERRARFRPYQINSALLSCARKDAIVLHCLPAHRGEEITDEVMDGPHSAVFDQAENRLHSQKALLEFLLK; translated from the coding sequence GTGAAGAGAGATTTTCTGACTGTCTGGGATCTGTCATCGGAAGAGATTGATTCCCTCCTGAAGCGCGCCCTGAAACTGAAATCAGGAGAGGACCGCAACTCCTGTCCCCTCATCGGGAAGAGTATCGGGCTCCTCTTCGAAAAGCCTTCTACAAGGACGAGGGTCTCCTTTGAGGCCGGCATCTACCAGCTCGGCGGTCAGCCGATCTATCTTCATACCGGTGACCTCCAGATGGGGAGGGGAGAGACGATTTCGGACACGGCCCGGACGCTTTCGAGGTATCTGAAGGGTGTCGTCATCAGGACCCATGCCCACGCAAGGATCGAGGAATTTGCATCGAGCGCAACCATTCCCGTGATCAACGGCCTTTCGGACCTCCACCATCCCTGCCAGATCCTTGCAGACATCATGACGATACTCGAGAGGAAGGGTCATGTGAAGGACATACGCTTTGCCTTTATCGGTGACGGCAACAATATTTCAAACTCCCTGATAGAGGCGGCAGTGAGGATGGAGATGGAACTCGTGATCGCCTGTCCCGAAGGGTATGAGCCCCATCCCGATATCCTCGATAGGGCCCGCGAGGACGGCAGGGGCGATATCATTATCCTGCGGGACCCGAAGGAGGCAGCGGGCAGGGCCGATGTGGTGTATACCGATGTCTGGGTGAGTATGGGACAGGAAAAAGAGGCTGAAGAGCGGAGGGCGAGATTCCGGCCCTACCAGATCAACAGCGCGCTGCTCTCCTGCGCCAGGAAGGACGCTATCGTGCTTCACTGTCTTCCTGCGCACCGGGGTGAGGAGATTACCGATGAGGTCATGGACGGTCCTCACAGTGCGGTCTTTGACCAGGCTGAGAACAGGCTCCATTCACAAAAGGCATTGCTTGAGTTTCTGCTGAAGTAA
- a CDS encoding acetylornithine transaminase — protein MDIRKIIEESGHYIMNTYTRSPIVLRKGRGMKVWSTDGKEYLDFVGGIAVNVLGHCHPKVVVALQKQAQRLLHVSNLYHNEPQIRLAKLLVEHSFADKVFFCNSGAEANEAAIKLARKYAKENLSEHHVEIISTVNSFHGRTMAALSATGQKKFHKGFEPLLPGFRHVEFDNIDALKRAITRETCAVMLEPIQAEGGIRLPSADYLKGVRELCDRHKILLILDEVQTGMGRTGRLFAYENYGITPDIMSLAKGLGGGVAIGAMLATDRVASAFHPGDHASTFGGNPLASAAAIATIDTLLEDGILLDQCRRMGAYLMKGLDELKREHSSVISDVRGMGLLVGMEMTRECTPIVKACMGRGVIINCTAGNVLRFVPPLIVQERDIDHMLEILDEVLGGLL, from the coding sequence ATGGATATCAGAAAAATCATTGAAGAATCGGGCCATTACATTATGAATACCTACACGAGGTCGCCTATTGTCCTGAGGAAGGGTAGGGGCATGAAGGTCTGGAGCACCGATGGAAAGGAGTATCTCGACTTTGTAGGAGGCATCGCGGTGAACGTTCTTGGTCACTGCCACCCGAAGGTCGTAGTTGCGCTCCAGAAACAGGCGCAGAGACTCCTCCACGTTTCGAATCTCTACCATAATGAGCCCCAGATCAGGCTCGCAAAACTCCTTGTGGAGCATTCTTTTGCTGACAAGGTCTTTTTCTGCAATTCCGGAGCAGAAGCGAACGAGGCAGCGATCAAGCTCGCGAGGAAGTACGCGAAGGAGAATCTTTCGGAGCACCACGTCGAGATCATTTCGACGGTGAATTCGTTCCATGGAAGGACGATGGCAGCCCTTTCCGCCACCGGCCAGAAGAAATTCCACAAGGGTTTTGAGCCGCTCCTCCCGGGATTTCGACATGTTGAATTCGACAACATTGATGCGCTGAAGAGGGCGATCACACGGGAGACCTGCGCCGTCATGCTTGAGCCGATCCAGGCGGAAGGCGGTATAAGACTGCCGTCGGCGGATTATCTGAAGGGCGTCCGTGAACTCTGCGACAGACATAAGATCCTGCTCATCCTTGACGAGGTACAGACCGGCATGGGGCGGACGGGAAGGCTCTTTGCCTACGAAAATTACGGTATCACTCCCGACATCATGAGCCTTGCAAAGGGGCTTGGAGGCGGCGTTGCCATAGGTGCGATGCTCGCAACTGATAGGGTGGCGTCTGCGTTTCATCCGGGCGACCACGCTTCCACCTTCGGCGGCAACCCCCTTGCCTCTGCCGCTGCAATAGCCACGATAGATACCCTTCTCGAAGACGGGATCCTCCTCGACCAGTGCAGGCGGATGGGGGCATACCTGATGAAGGGTCTTGATGAACTGAAGAGGGAACATTCATCGGTGATCAGTGATGTGCGGGGAATGGGTCTCCTCGTCGGCATGGAGATGACGAGGGAGTGTACGCCGATCGTGAAGGCCTGCATGGGGAGGGGAGTGATCATCAACTGCACTGCGGGGAATGTGTTGAGGTTCGTCCCTCCGCTCATCGTGCAGGAAAGGGATATAGACCACATGCTCGAGATACTCGATGAAGTCCTTGGGGGATTATTGTGA